In Palaemon carinicauda isolate YSFRI2023 chromosome 21, ASM3689809v2, whole genome shotgun sequence, the following proteins share a genomic window:
- the LOC137615538 gene encoding protein TsetseEP-like, with translation MESQDPHVEQGEEPYNDPDIEPGGEVFEDPDVEPDEEPYEDPDLEPGEEPYEDPYIQPDEEPYEDPDIEPRGKPYEDPDVESDIEQRGKTYEDLDVEPVEEPHEDPDIEQCREQYEDPDLEPGEEPYEDSDVEPSDDPDIELGQEPHEDPDIEPGEKPYEYPDVEPGEEPYVDRDVEPGDELYEDHIWS, from the exons ATGGAGAGCCAG GATCCACATGTAGAGCAAGGTGAGGAACCATATAATGATCCAGATATAGAACCAGGTGGGGAAGTATTTGAGGATCCAGATGTAGAGCCAGATGAAgaaccatatgaggatccagatTTAGAGCCAGGTGAGGAACCGTATGAGGATCCATATATACAGCCAGACGaggaaccatatgaggatccagataTAGAGCCAAGAGGGAaaccatatgaggatccagatGTAGAGTCAG ATATAGAGCAAAGAGGGAAAACATATGAAGATCTAGATGTAGAGCCAGTTGAAGAACCACATGAGGATCCAGATATAGAGCAATGTAGGGAACAATATGAGGACCCAGATTTAGAGCCAGGTGAGGAACCATATGAGGATTCAGATGTAGAGCCTAGTGATGATCCAGATATAGAGCTAGGTCAGGAACCACATGAGGATCCAGATATAGAGCCAGGAGAGAAACCATATGAGTATCCAGATGTAGAACCAGGTGAGGAACCATATGTGGATCGAGATGTTGAGCCAGGTGATGAACTATATGAGGATCATATATGGAGCTAG
- the LOC137615539 gene encoding circumsporozoite protein-like, producing the protein MMNHMRVPDVEPDGEPYEDPYVEQGKKPYEDPDIEPGEESYEDPHIEPGREPYENPDVEPGEEHYEDPDIERGGEPYEDPDSQQEPYEDPHVEPSDGPYNDPDIVPGGEPSEDPDIERGDEPYEDPDVEPDGEPYEDPYVEQGKEPYEDPDIEPGEESYEDPDIEPGREPYENPDVEPEPSDEPYNDPDIVPGGEPSEDPDTERKPGEEPYNDPDIKPGGELFKDLDIEPFEKPHEDLDIERGGESYEYPDLETGEEPYDDTDIEPSEEPYEDLDIEPGGKPYKDPDVEPGEEPYEGPDIERGGEPYEDPDIEPRGKAYEDLDIQ; encoded by the exons ATGATGAACCACATGAGGGTTCCAGATGTAGAGCCAGATGgggaaccatatgaggatccatATGTTGAGCAAGGTAAGAaaccatatgaggatccagataTAGAGCCAGGTGAGGAATCTTATGAGGATCCACATATAGAGCCAGGTAGGGAACCATATGAGAATCCAGATGTAGAGCCAGGTGAGGAACACTATGAAGATCCAGATATAGAGCGAGGTGGGGAACCATATGAGGACCCAGAT AGCCAGCaggaaccatatgaggatccacATGTAGAGCCAAGTGATGGACCATATAATGATCCTGATATAGTACCGGGTGGGGAACCATCTGAGGATCCAGATATAGAGCGAGGTGATgaaccatatgaggatccagatGTAGAGCCAGATGgggaaccatatgaggatccatATGTTGAACAAGGTAaggaaccatatgaggatccagataTAGAGCCAGGTGAGGAATCTTATGAGGATCCAGATATAGAGCCAGGTAGGGAACCATATGAGAATCCAGATGTAGAGCCAG AGCCAAGTGATGAACCATATAATGATCCCGATATAGTACCAGGTGGGGAACCATCTGAGGATCCAGATACAGAGCGAA AGCCAGGTGAGGAACCATATAATGATCCAGATATAAAACCAGGTGGGGAACTATTTAAGGATCTAGATATAGAGCCTTTTGAGAAACCACATGAGGATCTAGATATAGAGCGAGGTGGGGAATCATATGAGTATCCAGATTTAGAGACAGGTGAGGAACCATATGACGATACAGACATAGAGCCCAGTGAGGAGCCTTATGAGGATCTAGATATAGAGCCAGGAGGGAAACCATATAAGGATCCAGATGTAGAGCCAGGTGAGGAACCATATGAGGGTCCAGATATAGAGCGAGGTGgggaaccatatgaggatccagataTAGAGCCAAGAGGGAAAGCATATGAGGATCTAGATATACAGTGA